In one Aeromicrobium erythreum genomic region, the following are encoded:
- a CDS encoding bifunctional nuclease family protein, giving the protein MRELDVLGVRVEMPTKQPLVLLRESEGARYLPIWIGAVEASAIAFAQQDEATPRPLTHVLMQRVVEALGDELTEIHIVDVDDGVFFATLVFASGATVDARPSDAIALALRCGARILCTEDVLDEAGIASTREEDEQVERFRTFLDHVEPEDFA; this is encoded by the coding sequence GTGCGCGAGCTCGACGTCCTCGGCGTACGGGTCGAGATGCCCACCAAGCAGCCGCTCGTGCTCCTGCGCGAGAGCGAGGGTGCGCGCTACCTGCCCATCTGGATCGGTGCGGTCGAGGCCTCGGCCATCGCCTTCGCCCAGCAGGACGAGGCGACCCCGCGTCCCCTCACGCACGTCCTCATGCAGCGCGTCGTCGAGGCGCTCGGCGACGAGCTCACCGAGATCCACATCGTCGACGTGGACGACGGCGTGTTCTTCGCCACCTTGGTCTTCGCCTCGGGCGCGACGGTCGACGCCCGTCCGTCCGACGCCATCGCGCTCGCGCTGCGCTGCGGGGCCCGCATCCTGTGCACGGAGGACGTGCTCGACGAGGCCGGCATCGCCTCGACGCGCGAGGAGGACGAGCAGGTGGAGCGGTTCCGCACGTTCCTCGACCACGTGGAGCCCGAGGACTTCGCCTGA
- a CDS encoding MerR family transcriptional regulator — protein sequence MIERRDDDATALEAAEAAAQAGDQGLLFTDDVEPLPRDTGFRGPTACSAAGITYRQLDYWARTKLVEPTVRSATGSGTQRLYSFKDILLLKIIKRLLDAGVSLQQIRTAVEHLRERGTDDLTQVTLMSDGASVYECRSADEVIDLLQGGQGVFGIAIGGVWKEIEGSLHELPSERSVAPETADDELSARRRARLTS from the coding sequence ATGATCGAGCGACGCGACGACGACGCGACGGCCCTGGAGGCCGCCGAGGCCGCGGCGCAGGCCGGCGACCAAGGCCTGCTGTTCACCGACGACGTCGAGCCGCTCCCGCGCGACACGGGCTTTCGCGGTCCGACCGCCTGCAGCGCGGCCGGCATCACCTACCGCCAGCTCGACTACTGGGCCCGGACCAAGCTGGTCGAGCCGACCGTCCGTTCGGCGACGGGCTCGGGCACGCAGCGCCTGTACTCCTTCAAGGACATCCTGCTCCTCAAGATCATCAAGCGGCTCCTCGACGCCGGCGTCTCGCTGCAGCAGATCCGCACTGCGGTCGAGCACCTGCGCGAGCGCGGGACCGACGACCTCACCCAGGTGACGCTCATGAGCGACGGCGCCAGCGTCTACGAGTGCCGCTCCGCCGACGAGGTCATCGACCTCCTCCAGGGCGGACAGGGCGTCTTCGGCATCGCCATCGGTGGTGTCTGGAAGGAGATCGAGGGGTCGCTGCACGAGCTGCCGAGCGAGCGCTCGGTCGCTCCGGAGACCGCCGACGACGAGCTGTCGGCGCGTCGTCGTGCCCGTCTGACCAGCTGA
- the gcvP gene encoding aminomethyl-transferring glycine dehydrogenase has product MSSDAPSTTSPLTAPTDVFVDRHIGPRASDQQAMLERIGHTSLDSLMQAAVPESIRATSAPTLPAALGEQAALGTLKALASRNNPGVSMIGLGYHPTVTPAVIRRNVLEDPAWYTAYTPYQPEISQGRLEALLNYQTMVADLTGLTTANASLLDEGTAAAEAMTLVRRAARGKDLRPLVLDTRLLPQTLAVVRTRAEALGIELLDVDLGTDDVPADVAGAIVAYPAADGAVTDPSRAIEAVHAAGGLAVVVADPLALVLLRSPGSLGADVVVGSSQRFGVPMFYGGPHAGFMAVRDGLERHLPGRLVGVSVDKDGRPAYRLALQTREQHIRREKATSNICTAQVLLAVTASMYAVYHGAEGLRRIAQHVHTAATTFAAGLVAGGVEVLHETYFDTVVARVPGEADAVVGRARAEGIHLRRVDADHVAVSTSEVTTVPHLQAVWRAFGVAGSHQGPAADALPEALVRDDAILTHPVFAEHRSETQLLRYLRTLSDRDYALDRGMIPLGSCTMKLNATAEMEPISWPGFADLHPFVPAEDAAGMIELVETLESWLAAVTGYAAVSVQPNAGSQGELAGLLAIRAWHRSNGDERRDVCLIPSSAHGTNAASAVMAGMRVVIVKATEIGEVDLDDLRAVCAEHADDLAAIMVTYPSTHGVYEDGITELCDVVHAAGGQVYVDGANLNALLGHAEPGTFGGDVSHLNLHKTFCIPHGGGGPGVGPVAVAEHLVPFLPSHPLHPVAAKRQGIGAISAAPYGSAGILPIPFAYVSMMGAQGLTDATSVAVLSANYVAARLKDAFPVLYTGRSGLVAHECILDVRGITKETGVTVDDVAKRLVDYGFHAPTMSFPVAGTLMVEPTESEDLAELDRFCDAMLAIRAEIDQVAAGEWSEGDNPLVQAPHAARELLDWQHAYPVATGVFPTGSTQDKYFPPVGRIDQAYGDRNLTCSCPPIEAFA; this is encoded by the coding sequence ATGTCCTCTGACGCCCCCTCGACGACCAGCCCGCTGACGGCACCGACCGACGTCTTCGTCGACCGGCACATCGGCCCGCGTGCCAGCGACCAGCAGGCCATGCTGGAGCGCATCGGCCACACGTCCCTCGACTCGCTCATGCAGGCCGCCGTCCCGGAGTCGATCCGCGCGACGTCGGCCCCGACGCTCCCCGCGGCGCTCGGCGAGCAGGCCGCGCTCGGCACGCTGAAGGCCCTCGCCTCCCGCAACAACCCGGGCGTCTCGATGATCGGCCTCGGCTACCACCCCACCGTGACGCCGGCCGTCATCCGACGCAACGTGCTGGAGGACCCGGCCTGGTACACGGCCTACACGCCCTACCAGCCCGAGATCTCGCAGGGCCGGCTCGAGGCGCTGCTGAACTACCAGACGATGGTCGCCGACCTGACCGGCCTGACCACCGCGAACGCCTCCCTGCTCGACGAGGGCACCGCAGCCGCCGAGGCGATGACGCTCGTGCGCCGCGCCGCCCGTGGCAAGGACCTGCGTCCTCTCGTCCTCGACACCCGCCTCCTGCCGCAGACGCTCGCGGTCGTGCGCACCCGCGCCGAGGCCCTGGGCATCGAGCTCCTCGACGTCGACCTCGGCACCGACGACGTGCCCGCGGACGTCGCGGGCGCGATCGTCGCCTACCCGGCGGCCGACGGCGCCGTCACCGACCCGTCGCGGGCCATCGAGGCGGTCCATGCGGCGGGTGGCCTGGCCGTCGTCGTCGCCGACCCGCTCGCCCTGGTGCTGCTGCGCTCACCCGGCTCGCTGGGCGCCGACGTCGTGGTCGGCTCGTCGCAGCGCTTCGGCGTCCCCATGTTCTACGGCGGGCCCCACGCCGGCTTCATGGCCGTGCGTGACGGGCTCGAGCGACACCTGCCCGGGCGCCTCGTCGGCGTCTCGGTCGACAAGGACGGACGTCCGGCGTACCGGCTGGCGCTGCAGACCCGCGAGCAGCACATCCGTCGTGAGAAGGCGACCTCCAACATCTGCACGGCGCAGGTGCTGCTGGCCGTGACGGCCTCGATGTACGCCGTCTACCACGGCGCCGAGGGCCTGCGGCGGATCGCGCAGCACGTCCACACCGCCGCGACGACCTTCGCGGCGGGCCTCGTGGCCGGCGGGGTCGAGGTGCTGCACGAGACGTACTTCGACACCGTGGTCGCCCGGGTGCCCGGCGAGGCCGACGCCGTCGTCGGCCGGGCCCGCGCCGAGGGGATCCACCTGCGCAGGGTCGACGCCGACCACGTGGCCGTCTCGACGTCGGAGGTCACCACCGTGCCGCACCTGCAGGCCGTGTGGCGTGCGTTCGGGGTCGCCGGCTCCCACCAGGGTCCCGCCGCCGACGCGCTGCCCGAGGCGCTCGTCCGCGACGACGCGATCCTCACCCACCCGGTGTTCGCCGAGCACCGCAGCGAGACCCAGCTCCTGCGCTACCTGCGCACGCTGAGCGACCGCGACTACGCGCTCGACCGCGGCATGATCCCGCTGGGCTCGTGCACCATGAAGCTGAACGCGACCGCCGAGATGGAGCCGATCAGCTGGCCCGGCTTCGCCGACCTGCACCCCTTCGTGCCGGCCGAGGACGCCGCGGGCATGATCGAGCTCGTCGAGACGCTCGAGTCGTGGCTCGCCGCGGTCACCGGCTACGCCGCCGTCTCCGTGCAGCCGAACGCCGGGTCGCAGGGCGAGCTGGCCGGCCTGCTCGCCATCCGCGCCTGGCACCGCAGCAACGGCGACGAGCGTCGCGACGTCTGCCTGATCCCGAGCTCGGCGCACGGCACCAACGCCGCGTCGGCCGTCATGGCGGGCATGCGGGTCGTGATCGTCAAGGCCACCGAGATCGGGGAGGTCGACCTCGACGACCTGCGCGCGGTCTGCGCCGAGCACGCCGACGACCTCGCGGCGATCATGGTGACCTACCCGTCGACGCACGGCGTCTACGAGGACGGCATCACCGAGCTGTGCGACGTCGTGCACGCCGCGGGAGGCCAGGTCTACGTCGACGGCGCCAACCTCAACGCCCTGCTCGGCCACGCCGAGCCCGGCACGTTCGGCGGCGACGTCTCGCACCTGAACCTGCACAAGACGTTCTGCATCCCGCACGGTGGCGGCGGTCCCGGCGTCGGCCCCGTCGCGGTGGCCGAGCACCTGGTGCCGTTCCTGCCGAGCCACCCGCTGCACCCGGTCGCCGCGAAGCGTCAGGGCATCGGCGCGATCAGCGCGGCACCGTACGGCTCGGCGGGCATCCTGCCGATCCCGTTCGCCTACGTGTCGATGATGGGCGCGCAGGGACTCACCGACGCCACGTCGGTGGCGGTCCTGTCGGCCAACTACGTCGCCGCCCGGCTCAAGGACGCCTTCCCGGTGCTCTACACCGGACGCTCCGGGCTGGTGGCGCACGAGTGCATCCTCGACGTCCGCGGCATCACGAAGGAGACCGGTGTCACCGTCGACGACGTCGCGAAGCGGCTCGTCGACTACGGGTTCCACGCACCCACCATGAGCTTCCCGGTCGCGGGCACGCTGATGGTCGAGCCCACCGAGTCCGAGGACCTCGCCGAGCTCGACCGCTTCTGCGACGCGATGCTCGCCATCCGCGCGGAGATCGACCAGGTCGCGGCAGGGGAGTGGTCCGAGGGCGACAACCCCCTCGTGCAGGCTCCGCACGCGGCCCGCGAGCTGCTCGACTGGCAGCACGCCTACCCGGTTGCCACGGGCGTGTTCCCCACGGGCAGCACCCAGGACAAGTACTTCCCGCCGGTGGGCCGCATCGACCAGGCCTACGGCGACCGGAACCTGACCTGCTCCTGCCCGCCGATCGAGGCCTTCGCCTGA
- a CDS encoding DUF4333 domain-containing protein gives MRRRATAVLVSVGLLLAAACSVDVSAGRVGSMPERQVEQQVMDSLREKYGRAPDRIDCPGRLVGEVDRTMRCTLVDEDTRFGLTLTVTSVTGERVRFDIQVDDAPLPGDTA, from the coding sequence ATGCGACGTCGCGCGACAGCCGTGCTCGTGTCGGTCGGTCTCCTCCTCGCTGCGGCCTGCAGCGTCGACGTGAGCGCAGGCCGCGTCGGCAGCATGCCGGAGCGGCAGGTCGAGCAGCAGGTGATGGACAGCCTGCGCGAGAAGTACGGCCGTGCGCCCGACCGGATCGACTGCCCCGGACGGCTCGTCGGCGAGGTCGACCGCACGATGCGGTGCACGCTCGTCGACGAGGACACCCGCTTCGGCCTGACCCTGACGGTCACGTCCGTGACCGGAGAGCGGGTCCGGTTCGACATCCAGGTCGACGACGCGCCGCTGCCCGGCGACACGGCCTGA